The nucleotide sequence TTCTCGGCGCTGATCCCGTCGCTCACCTCGAGCAAGATCGACGTCATTGCGGCTGCCATGTTCATCACGCCGCCGCGGAAGGAAGTCGTCGACTTCTCCGACCCGATCTACACCTATGGTGAAGGCCTCGTCGTGCCGAAGGGCGACGCCAAAGCCTATGCCTCGCAGGAGGATCTGAAGGGCGCGACGGTCGGCGCCCAGGTCGGCACCGCCTTCGTCGACGCGCTGAGGAAGTCCGGCCTGTTTGCCGAGGTCAAGGCCTACGACACCATTCCCGACATCCTGCGCGATGTGAACACCGGCCGCCTCAAGGCCGGCTACGCCGACTATCCGATCCTCGCCTACAATCTGAAGCAGGGCGGTTTTCCCGAGGTGCGCCTCGTCGATGGCTACAAGCCCGTCACCGTCGGCTCGGTCGGCATCGGCGTGCGCAAGGGCGAGACCGCGCTGCTCGGCAAGATCAACGCCTCGCTTGCGAAGCTGAAGGCCGCCGGCACGATCGACAAGATCCTCGATAAATGGGGCCTGAAGGCGCAAGGCTGAAGAACAGAGGCTGAGAAGGCCGCCCGATGAAAGGCTTCTGGCACGACTCCGTCGAGTTCTTCCCGATCCTCTTGAACGGCGTCGCGCTCACGATCGTCGTCACCATCGGCTCGCTCTTGCTCTCAACGGTGCTTGGCCTGGTCTGGGCGATGATGCGGGTGTCCGGCATCGGACTCCTGTCGGGGCTCAGCGCCAGCCTGATCAACGTGATCCGTGGCATCCCGATCATCGTGCTTCTGTTCTACCTCTACTTCGTGATGCCGGATCTCGGCGTCTCGCTGACCGCGTTGCAGGCGGCGATCCTCGGGCTCGGGATTGCGTACTCGGCCTACCAGGCCGAAAACTTCCGTGCCGGCATCGAAGCGATCGACAAGGGGCAGATCGAGGCGGCGCAGTCGATCGGCATGGGCTGGTGGCTCGCCATGCGCCGCGTCGTACTGCCGCAGGCGGTGCGCATCGTGCTGCCGCCCTACGGCAACGTCATGATCATGATGCTGAAGGACTCCTCGCAGGCCTCGACCATCACGGTCGCCGAGCTTGCGCTCCAGGGTAAGCTGATCGCGTCGTCGACCTTCAAGAACACCAGCGTGTTCACGCTCGTGGCGCTGATGTATCTCACCATGAGCATTCCGCTGATCCTGCTCGTCCGTCA is from Bradyrhizobium sp. ISRA430 and encodes:
- a CDS encoding ABC transporter substrate-binding protein; amino-acid sequence: MSLKRIVQAAVAALAIAAAMPVSAQQVLKVGSTPTGIPFTFLDTKTNTIQGIMVDLITEIGKDAGFNVQIEPMQFSALIPSLTSSKIDVIAAAMFITPPRKEVVDFSDPIYTYGEGLVVPKGDAKAYASQEDLKGATVGAQVGTAFVDALRKSGLFAEVKAYDTIPDILRDVNTGRLKAGYADYPILAYNLKQGGFPEVRLVDGYKPVTVGSVGIGVRKGETALLGKINASLAKLKAAGTIDKILDKWGLKAQG
- a CDS encoding amino acid ABC transporter permease, which codes for MKGFWHDSVEFFPILLNGVALTIVVTIGSLLLSTVLGLVWAMMRVSGIGLLSGLSASLINVIRGIPIIVLLFYLYFVMPDLGVSLTALQAAILGLGIAYSAYQAENFRAGIEAIDKGQIEAAQSIGMGWWLAMRRVVLPQAVRIVLPPYGNVMIMMLKDSSQASTITVAELALQGKLIASSTFKNTSVFTLVALMYLTMSIPLILLVRHFEKRAGKR